A genomic region of Homalodisca vitripennis isolate AUS2020 chromosome 5, UT_GWSS_2.1, whole genome shotgun sequence contains the following coding sequences:
- the LOC124363696 gene encoding uncharacterized protein LOC124363696 — protein MDESTNLMKTIKEELAVIKKENEHLTAMNSTLNIEVTSLKNRVRALEQYSRKNNVEVNGIPETPREDVVGLVRDVGAALGVEIQESDISTAHRVPSFRKDRPPPLIVQFSRRFIRNTVLSKYKEKKGLTARQINSAFPDKIVYVNEHLTPDKKNFLSKLKVKCREIGYQYAWCKEGKFFVMKCQRDRYIKVDSYDELNKLK, from the coding sequence ATGGACGAGTCTACGAACCTaatgaaaactattaaagaaGAATTAGCAGTGATTAAGAAAGAAAACGAGCACCTAACAGCTATGAACAGCACCCTTAATATCGAGGTGACTTCTCTCAAGAACAGAGTTAGAGCACTTGAACAGTACTCTAGGAAGAACAATGTGGAAGTCAACGGTATTCCTGAGACTCCTAGGGAGGATGTGGTCGGCCTGGTGAGAGACGTTGGTGCTGCCTTGGGAGTGGAGATCCAGGAGAGCGACATCTCGACGGCCCACCGAGTCCCGTCCTTCAGAAAGGACCGCCCACCGCCCCTCATCGTCCAGTTCTCCAGGCGGTTCATCCGGAACACAGTACTAAGCAAGTATAAGGAAAAGAAAGGGTTAACTGCTCGACAGATAAATTCCGCCTTCCCGGATAAGATCGTTTACGTCAACGAGCACCTGACtcctgataaaaaaaattttctctcTAAGTTGAAAGTTAAGTGCAGAGAAATAGGGTACCAATACGCTTGGTGTAAAGAGGGGAAGTTTTTTGTCATGAAATGTCAGAGGGACCGCTATATCAAGGTGGACTCGTACGATGAACTAAACAAGCTTAAATAA